A DNA window from Fusarium fujikuroi IMI 58289 draft genome, chromosome FFUJ_chr11 contains the following coding sequences:
- a CDS encoding related to allantoate permease, with product MTTDTTATPPSEQEKPTAVDVENVASTTLSNVGAGAAVDAERNALLAALPDPDEGKSEEERREIDRKLVWKVDLWLIPWLSLLYLLSFLDRTNIGNARLAGMEDYLDMQPGDYNVALTIFFVSYALFEPITNGLLKRLTPRIFFTGIIIAWGAVMTLMGVCHNYPGLLAARFFLGVAEAGLYPGVNYYLGCWYKSSEIGARAAIFFSAAALAGSFGGLLAAAIAEMDGIGGRPGWAWIFILEGLATVAVGAFCWWMVFDWPDTARFLSPEDRVRVQRRLILDRQGRTAEDFDKRHIWAAMKDWKTYGYMVIYMGSLMPLYAFSLFPSTILRSMGHVGTKAQLLSVPPYACAAAATVFVGFLADRTKWRGYCNIATVCVGIIGFTMLIASPNPHVQYGAVFLGAMGIYPTVSNTVSWVNNNIEGSLKRAIVLGMVVGWGNLNGVVSSNIYRETQRPRYYAGHGTVLAYQILFLLGGSIFMHFALRLENRRRARGSLDAKYAAMTDEQKWISGDVRPDFRYTL from the exons ATGACTACTGATACCACGGCGACACCGCCAAGTGAGCAAGAGAAGCCTACAgctgttgatgtcgagaatgTCGCGTCGACGACGCTGTCCAATGTCGGGGCCGGggctgctgttgatgctgagcgAAATGCCCTCTTAGCTGCTCTGCCTGATCCTGATGAGGGCAAGAGTGAAGAGGAACGACGCGAGATT GACAGGAAGCTGGTCTGGAAGGTCGACCTCTGGCTCATCCCCTGGCTCTCACTGCTCTACCTCCTCTCGTTCCTGGACCGAACCAACATCGGTAATGCTCGTCTCGCAGGCATGGAAGACTACTTGGATATGCAACCGGGAGATTACAACGTCGCcctcaccatcttcttcgtcagtTATGCCCTCTTTGAGCCAATCACCAACGGTCTTCTCAAGCGCTTGACTCCCCGCATCTTCTTCACgggcatcatcatcgcgtGGGGTGCCGTCATGACTCTCATGGGTGTCTGTCACAACTACCCAGGTCTCCTGGCAGCTCGTTTCTTCCTCGGTGTTGCAGAAGCTGGGCTGTACCCCGGCGTCAATTACTATCTGGGCTGCTGGTATAAGTCATCTGAGATTGGCGCTCGCGCCGCcattttcttctctgctgctgcccTGGCTGGTTCTTTCGGTGGTCTCCTTGCGGCAGCTATCGCCGAGATGGACGGTATTGGCGGCAGACCCGGTTGGGCATggatcttcatcctcgaagGTCTCGCGACTGTCGCTGTCGGTGCCTTTTGTTGGTGGATGGTTTTTGACTGGCCCGACACCGCTCGATTCCTCTCTCCCGAGGATCGTGTTCGTGTTCAGCGCCGTCTCATTCTGGACCGCCAGGGAAGGACTGCTGAAGACTTTGATAAACGTCACATCTGGGCTGCCATGAAGGATTGGAAGACATACGGCTACATGGTGATTTACATGGGCTCACTGATGCCCCTATACgccttctctctcttcccgTCTACCATTCTCCGAAGTATGGGGCATGTAGGCACCAAGGCACAGCTCCTGTCGGTTCCTCCATATGCTTGCGCTGCAGCCGCCACTGTCTTTGTCGGATTCCTAGCAGATCGAACCAAATGGCGTGGCTATTGTAATATTGCTACTGTCTGTGTCGGTATCATTGGATTCACCATGTTGATCGCTTCGCCTAACCCGCACGTCCAATACGGCGCTGTGTTCCTTGGTGCAATGG GTATCTATCCCACCGTCTCAAACACTGTCTCATGGGTCAACAACAATATCGAGGGTTCATTGAAGCGTGCCATCGTTCTCGGTATGGTCGTCGGCTGGGGTAACCTCAATGGTGTCGTCTCGTCCAACATCTACCGAGAGACACAAAGACCTCGCTACTACGCTGGCCACGGCACGGTTCTAGCCTACCagatcctcttccttctagGAGGTTCGATCTTTATGCATTTTGCACTTCGATTGGAGAACCGTCGTCGTGCGAGAGGATCACTGGATGCCAAGTATGCTGCCATGACAGATGAGCAGAAGTGGATCAGCGGTGATGTGCGTCCTGACTTTAGGTACACTCTCTAG